Proteins encoded by one window of Aspergillus puulaauensis MK2 DNA, chromosome 4, nearly complete sequence:
- a CDS encoding lipase family protein (COG:I;~EggNog:ENOG410PKH6;~InterPro:IPR002921,IPR029058,IPR005592;~PFAM:PF03893,PF01764;~SECRETED:SignalP(1-20);~go_process: GO:0006629 - lipid metabolic process [Evidence IEA];~go_process: GO:0016042 - lipid catabolic process [Evidence IEA]), with translation MARFGYTSAAVIALACLAVAAPTPLARRDVSAEDLSQLVLFAEYSAASYCTPNINSTGNKLVCASGNCPTVEEAETTTLAEFYEENEYGDVAGFLAADTTNELIVVSFRGSRTVDTWIANLDFGKDGVDDLCSGCEVHGGFWKSWQVVADTLTSGVKSALETYPGFTVVFTGHSFGAALATLGAVQLRNAGYSIEHYGYGSPRVGNEALAQYITDQGGNYRVTHTVDIVPRLPPMAFGFSHLSPEYWITSDDDVTPTTADIKVIEGVGSRDGNAGEDVQLSSAHGWYLIDINACQ, from the exons ATGGCCCGTTTTGGATATACTTCGGCTGCTGTCATAGCCCTTGCATGCCTGGCTGTTGCAGCTCCCACCCCGCTGGCTCGTCGCG ATGTTTCGGCCGAGGATCTGAGCCAGTTAGTCCTGTTTGCCGAGTACTCCGCGGCATCCTACTGCACGCCCAACATCAATTCTACTGGCAACAAGCTGGTATGCGCAAGCGGGAACTGCCCAACAGTCGAGGAAGCTGAAACCACCACGCTGGCCGAGTTCTATGA AGAGAATGAATACGGAGATGTAGCGGGCTTCCTGGCCGCAGACACAACCAACGAGCTGATCGTCGTGTCTTTCCGCGGAAGTCGCACAGTCGACACCTGGATCGCAAACCTTGACTTTGGCAAGGACGGAGTTGATGATCTCTGCAGCGGATGTGAAGTCCACGGCGGGTTCTGGAAATCATGGCAGGTTGTTGCGGACACGCTGACATCTGGCGTTAAATCTGCCCTCGAGACCTACCCCGGGTTCACCGTGGTCTTCACTGGTCACAGCTTTGGAGCGGCACTGGCTACTCTCGGAGCGGTGCAGCTGCGGAATGCAGGCTATTCCATTGAACAT TATGGATATGGAAGCCCGCGAGTTGGCAATGAAGCCTTAGCGCAGTACATCACAGACCAGGGCGGCAACTACCGAGTCACGCACACCGTCGACATCGTGCCCAGACTGCCGCCCATGGCATTTGGATTCAGCCACCTGAGCCCCGAATACTGGATTACTAGTGACGACGATGTCACTCCCACGACGGCTGACATCAAGGTTATTGAGGGTGTTGGATCGAGAGATGGAAATGCTGGCGAGGACGTGCAACTCTCATCGGCGCATGGATGGTATCTGATTGACATTAATGCCTGCCAGTGA
- a CDS encoding zinc-finger domain-containing protein (COG:C;~EggNog:ENOG410PPT3;~InterPro:IPR019401;~PFAM:PF10276), protein MMLPTVRSRIAAFSSSVAPRVASRAAYSTTVPRFSENYMQPNDPTPQTPKPNVSETNATPVDSMGSWDASLKETPDVAERVRSLQAPNRKSTWAKSQRSREDAMSGPRFEQTIMELQPTPLAAIELIHKQPVRWTHKRIVSCDGGGGPLGHPQIFINTDKPEIATCGYCGVPFANEHNRAYLESLPATSYPLESTGDAEEVNESQRVTEGGFEQR, encoded by the exons ATGATGCTCCCCACAGTCAGAAGCCGGATCGCGGCGTTCTCGTCCAGCGTGGCGCCGCGCGTTGCCTCCCGGGCCGCCTACTCTACCACCGTCCCTCGTTTCTCTGAAAACTACATGCAGCCGAACGACCCGACCCCGCAAACGCCCAAGCCTAATGTCTCCGAGACCAATGCTACACCGGTTGACTCTATGGGATCGTGGGATGCTTCGTTGAAGGAAACCCCGGACGTTGCCGAGCGGGTTCGCTCGCTGCAGGCTCCTAACCGGAAGTCCACTTGGGCTAAGAGCCAGCGGTCGCGAGAAGATGCGATGAGTGGACCGCGATTTGAGCAGACCATTATGGAACTTCAG CCTACGCCTTTGGCCGCTATTGAACTCATCCACAAACAGCCCGTTCGCTGGACACACAAGAGGATCGTCAGCTGTGATGGAGGCGGTGGTCCCCTGGGTCACCCCCAaatcttcatcaacaccgaTAAGCCCGAGATTGCTACCTGCGGGTACTGCGGAGTTCCTTTC GCCAACGAACACAACCGTGCGTACCTCGAGTCCCTGCCCGCCACCAGCTACCCCCTTGAATCTACCGGCGATGCCGAGGAGGTGAACGAGAGTCAGCGTGTCACTGAAGGTGGATTTGAGCAACGGTAA
- a CDS encoding putative dephospho-CoA kinase (BUSCO:EOG09264E6Z;~COG:H;~EggNog:ENOG410PI3Q;~InterPro:IPR027417,IPR001977;~PFAM:PF01121;~TransMembrane:1 (o231-253i);~go_function: GO:0004140 - dephospho-CoA kinase activity [Evidence IEA];~go_function: GO:0005524 - ATP binding [Evidence IEA];~go_process: GO:0015937 - coenzyme A biosynthetic process [Evidence IEA]) — MLIIGLTGSIATGKSTVSSLLSSPPYSLPIIDADQLARKVVEPGTPGYAAIVNYFGPSTPDLLLPESPNAPPGTPRGLNRPALGRRVFGTSEERKRDRMILNKIVHPAVRWEVYRSLLYYYLHGFWAVVLDVPLLFESGMDLICGTVVVVGVSDPEVQMARLRARDAHLTAEDAENRVRSQGDVRGKVDKAEFRGMESARGVIVWNDGDREALEREVKRAVTTIQGRSPRWWAWWLLLAPPLGVGVAAWNLAVNYGIRRRWERKEAGEKAKL; from the coding sequence ATGCTCATAATCGGCCTCACAGGCTCAATCGCAACGGGCAAATCAACcgtctcctccctcctctcctccccgccctACTCTCTCCCCATAATCGACGCCGACCAACTCGCCCGCAAGGTCGTTGAaccaggaacaccaggcTACGCCGCAATCGTCAACTACTTCGGACCTAGCACACCGGATCTACTCCTCCCGGAATCACCAAATGCACCGCCGGGCACCCCGCGCGGATTGAACAGGCCCGCGCTGGGACGCAGGGTCTTTGGGACCTCAGAGGAGCGCAAGCGTGACCGCATGATACTTAATAAGATTGTGCATCCGGCTGTGAGGTGGGAGGTGTATAGGAGTTTGTTATACTACTACCTACATGGGTTCTGGGCTGTTGTGCTGGATGTGCCGCTGCTGTTTGAGTCGGGGATGGACTTGATCTGCGGgacggttgttgttgtgggcGTGAGTGATCCGGAGGTACAGATGGCGCGGTTACGAGCGCGCGATGCGCATCTCACTGCGGAGGACGCGGAGAATCGGGTCAGGAGTCAGGGTGATGTTAGGGGGAAGGTGGATAAGGCTGAATTTCGGGGTATGGAGAGTGCGAGGGGGGTCATTGTTTGGAATGATGGGGACAGGGAGGCGCTGGAGAGAGAGGTGAAGAGGGCTGTTACGACGATTCAGGGGAGGAGTCCGAGGTGGTGGGCTTGGTGGTTGCTACTTGCACCGCCCTTGggggttggtgttgcggcGTGGAATCTGGCTGTGAATTACGGGATAAGAAGGAGATGGGAGAGGAAAGAGGCCGGTGAGAAGGCCAAGCTGTAG
- a CDS encoding DUF3431 domain-containing protein (COG:S;~EggNog:ENOG410PIKT;~InterPro:IPR021838;~PFAM:PF11913;~TransMembrane:1 (i19-36o)) yields MFFFFSGVNSPRRRNREKAIFLTIFIIFALYLLFFSNSSPRKHADPTIYDSEALGGPYRDPQSGQATPARHSAPIRKSMVVASMKRDDVSWLHNYFPDWHKNIYVVDDKKEQLTVKQNKGRESMVYLTYIIDNYDNLPDSILFIHSQRYQWHNDDPYYDGMPMLRNFQLPYLEKQGYVNLRCAWVLGCPEEIHPLTDTHRENIHAGEYFKNAFMELFPGVEVPEAVGASCCAQFGVTSWQIHERPKSDYVRFRKWLSETDLTDDLSGRIMEYSWHMIFGKAPVHCPSADECYCRVFGLCDLTCPSQDACKDRYQLPKYSTLPQGWPFIGWNGQKQDPSKGGLPDQG; encoded by the exons atgttcttcttcttcagcggaGTCAACAGCCCGCGCCGTCGCAATCGAGAGAAAGCGATCTTTCTGActatcttcatcatcttcgccctgtacctcctcttcttctccaactcctcgccGCGCAAACATGCCGACCCTACGATATACGACTCCGAAGCGCTCGGGGGCCCGTATCGAGATCCGCAGTCGGGCCAGGCGACTCCCGCGCGACACTCGGCGCCCATCCGGAAAAGCATGGTCGTGGCCAGTATGAAGCGCGATGATGTCTCGTGGTTGCACAACTACTTTCCGGATTGGCATAAGAATATTTACGTGGTGGATGACAAGAAGGAGCAATTGACGGTGAAACAGAACAAAGGCAGGGAATCAATGGTCTATTTGAC GTACATCATCGACAATTATGACAACCTCCCCGACTcgatcctcttcatccattccCAACGATACCAATGGCACAACGACGACCCATACTACGATGGCATGCCAATGCTGCGCAATTTCCAGCTCCCATACCTCGAGAAGCAGGGTTACGTTAACTTGCGCTGTGCCTGGGTCCTGGGGTGCCCAGAAGAGATCCATCCGCTGACCGATACGCACCGCGAGAACATACACGCCGGCGAGTATTTCAAAAACGCGTTCATGGAGCTCTTCCCTGGTGTTGAGGTGCCAGAGGCGGTTGGTGCGTCTTGTTGTGCGCAATTTGGCGTCACGAGCTGGCAGATTCACGAGCGCCCAAAAAGTGATTATGTGCGGTTTCGGAAGTGGTTGTCGGAAACGGACCTTACGGACGATTTAAGCGGGCGGATTATGGAGTACTCATGGCATA TGATATTTGGAAAAGCTCCAGTGCATTGTCCTTCCGCTGACGAGTGCTATTGCAGGGTCTTTGGGCTATGCGATTTGACCTGTCCGAGCCAGGACGCGTGCAAAGACCGCTACCAACTTCCGAAATACTCAACTCTTCCACAAGGCTGGCCGTTTATTGGATGGAATGGGCAGAAACAAGATCCCAGCAAGGGCGGGCTTCCTGACCAGGGATAA
- a CDS encoding YjbQ family protein (COG:S;~EggNog:ENOG410PMX6;~InterPro:IPR001602,IPR035917;~PFAM:PF01894): MDEGRNVCLIFPELIDYKASGVDHHTWRETFEPKLHIFYGSRAIDIPDGKPKWSALDQQSDLLDDYGKPKDDSSHWIGNTPISSRLSKNDVDGISPPRIYCLQHSLLTTSQHDGTTTLSTIYHLPLFSFNTPKQQAKMSWSQKTFTLPAKSRGSYLITDHIKSSVPEIRDYKVGMLNLFIQHTSCALSLNENWDEDVREDMSDALDRIAPEDKKGNLYRHSAEGEDDMPAHIKSALIGASVNIPISNGRLATGTWQGIWYLEFRAARHSRKVVATIQGEKA, translated from the exons ATGGACGAAGGACGGAACGTCTGTTTGATATTCCCTGAGTTGATTGACTACAAGGCATCAGGAGTGGATCACCATACATGGAGAGAGACGTTCGAGCCAAA GCTGCATATATTCTACGGTAGCCGTGCAATCGATATCCCGGACGGGAAGCCCAAGTGGTCTGCATTGGACCAACAGAGCGATTTGCTTGATGACTATGGGAAACCGAAGGATGATAGCTCAC ATTGGATTGGAAATACACCCATCTCGAGTCGGCTGAGCAAAAATGACGTCGATGGAATTTCCCCACCACGGATTTATTGTCTACAACATTCTCTCCTCACAACTTCACAGCACGACGGTACAACCACACTAAGTACAATATACCATCT ACCTCTCTTCTCATTCAACACACCAAAACAACAAGCAAAAATGTCCTGGTCCCAAAAAACATTCACCCTCCCGGCCAAGTCGCGCGGCTCATACCTCATAACCGACCACATCAAGTCCTCGGTGCCCGAAATCCGCGACTACAAGGTCGGCATGCTCAACCTGTTCATCCAGCACACATCATGCGCGCTCTCCCTAAACGAGAACTGGGACGAGGACGTCCGCGAGGATATGTCCGATGCGCTGGACCGCATTGCGCCCGAGGACAAGAAAGGGAATCTTTATCGGCATAGCGCCGAGGGGGAAGATGATATGCCG GCACACATCAAATCCGCACTCATTGGGGCTTCAGTGAATATCCCGATTTCGAACGGGCGATTGGCCACGGGGACGTGGCAGGGCATTTGGTATTTGGAGTTCCGGGCTGCGAGACATTCGAGGAAGGTTGTTGCTACCATCCAGGGTGAGAAAGCATGA
- a CDS encoding putative inositol polyphosphate phosphatase (COG:U;~EggNog:ENOG410PIQY;~InterPro:IPR015943,IPR001680,IPR036322,IPR000300, IPR036691;~TransMembrane:1 (o894-912i);~go_function: GO:0005515 - protein binding [Evidence IEA];~go_process: GO:0046856 - phosphatidylinositol dephosphorylation [Evidence IEA]) — MEGNGKGKDATDSAPIRPVSSLLSHFENLASHRRSPSAAPNGSTESYLKTPEPGDDVRSSSRASLDLPRSISPWASGGNITNGQRSDSAHPVPRRNDGSPGISPGRRQSRPMSMVFHSSPQLAPTLTVDSPRSPPRGLGTPGDRGDDFRSSRSPANASRESLHLSSGKASSSRPTTPVDAPRVPPERKSGLSPGLSSSVGSNGASPLPPVNRPSKPKIPAKPATLSFQDSNASLTPRAPQAPPPEHVSPFSTPPSSPEKPSPSRPTATRSIQPPVQPPRPTSRQSSPLPAVDIPTRRSMERSPAPRPPSARNPRESSASRRSPAPDQPWQSKPLTVQIPKGPSVQPSSLSSAPLPARLQQRSDSPQDRPGLPPRHPSIARRSGRSPSRQPQPLESPAPSRPIQRADTIPTPQVQRQPSFSRETKFAPPPPARPAPTDERPIPDETPLRTDYPDASNTNRRPPILKSGPKEINTRYDTRLMDVCGKHVCTTGYITRVWDLTTGEQMVSLSHGETVKSLSLAFKPGIGLEDEGQKIWIGTNSGELHEIDVHTGSVVASRSYPSRREVIKILRHKKEMWTIDDEGRLLVWPPDESGVPNLQYSYHNPYDRVAKGHTFSMVVGDTLWLATGKEVYVYQPDARDDTSFRVLKKPLGSHHTGEVTSGAYSSQGGGRVYLGHADGKVTVYSASNYACLNVVSVSLYKINCLGIVGDSLWAAYKTGMIYVYDTTTNPWTVLKDWRAHDSPVCGFLLDSSSVWTMNRLQVTSLGTDNCIRLWDGMLEDDWLESQMQKRDVEFCSFREAKAVIVTWNAGASTPGSVRTSTFIQDAIHPEDPPEILVFGFQELVDLENKKITAKSLLMGSKKKESGEKEHMSRQYRVWMEHLTRCINDCMPLDESYVLLHSANLIGLFTCIFVKHKERAKIKDVSAAEVKRGMGGLHGNKGALVFRFVFDDSSLCFVNCHLAAGQSQTTNRNNDIAAILEAESLPMENSLTSRMNHFVSGGDGSMIMDHEICILNGDLNYRIDSVPRHVIIEDIRNNNLPKLLERDQLLASKRKNPGFRLRAFQEAPITFAPTYKYDVGTDDYDSSDKKRSPAWCDRVLYRGIGRVKQLEYRRHEVRASDHRPVSASFKFRIKTVHPDKREVLWETCQKDFQDEKRRLASEASIEYLISILGTDPKQARALILGNQG, encoded by the exons ATGGAGGGAAACGGCAAGGGCAAAGACGCTACGGATAGCGCCCCGATT AGACccgtttcttctcttctttcccactTCGAGAATCTCGCATCACATCGTCGCTCCCCGTCGGCCGCCCCAAACGGTTCGACCGAGTCCTATCTCAAAACACCTGAGCCTGGCGACGACGTCCGCTCATCATCTCGAGCTTCCCTCGACCTTCCCCGGTCGATATCACCTTGGGCTTCGGGAGGCAATATAACAAATGGTCAGAGGAGTGACTCGGCGCATCCGGTTCCACGACGCAATGACGGATCTCCCGGTATCTCGCCTGGGAGGCGACAGAGCAGGCCTATGTCAATGGTCTTCCATTCCTCACCACAGCTAGCACCAACTTTGACGGTAGACTCTCCTCGATCTCCGCCGCGTGGGCTTGGTACACCTGGAGACCGTGGCGATGATTTCCGCTCCTCCCGCAGTCCCGCGAACGCGTCACGGGAATCCCTACATCTTTCGTCTGGGAAGGCGTCGTCCAGCCGGCCGACCACGCCCGTCGATGCACCACGCGTCCCACCGGAGCGCAAATCCGGACTCTCTCCAGGATTGTCTTCGTCAGTCGGATCAAATGGCGCAAGTCCTCTGCCTCCTGTCAATCGACCATCGAAACCTAAGATCCCCGCGAAGCCTGCCACCTTATCCTTCCAGGACTCGAACGCATCACTTACTCCGCGCGCACCACAAGCACCTCCACCAGAGCATGTCTCGCCCTTCAGTACTCCACCGAGCAGCCCTGAGAAGCCGTCTCCTAGTCGTCCTACGGCTACGAGATCGATTCAGCCTCCAGTTCAGCCTCCACGCCCGACTTCCCGACAATCTTCGCCTCTACCGGCTGTCGACATCCCAACACGACGTTCTATGGAGAGGTCTCCCGCGCCTCGGCCGCCATCTGCGCGGAATCCGAGGGAATCGTCAGCGTCGCGGCGCTCCCCGGCTCCTGATCAGCCATGGCAGTCAAAACCGCTGACGGTACAGATTCCTAAAGGACCTTCTGTACAGCCTTCATCGTTGTCCAGTGCACCGCTGCCGGCTCGACTTCAACAAAGGAGCGATAGCCCTCAAGACCGACCAGGCCTTCCCCCACGACACCCGTCAATAGCGCGGAGGAGCGGTAGGTCTCCATCGAGGCAACCTCAGCCTCTCGAAAGCCCTGCACCTTCTCGACCTATTCAAAGAGCGGACACGATTCCGACACCGCAGGTTCAACGCCAGCCGTCATTCTCTCGAGAAACGAAGTTcgctcctccaccacccGCTCGCCCTGCCCCGACTGATGAAAGGCCGATTCCGGACGAAACCCCATTGCGGACCGACTATCCAGATGCCTCAAATACGAACAGGCGGCCGCCAATTCTAAAATCGGGACCCAAGGAGATCAATACTCGCTATGATACACGGCTGATGGATGTGTGTGGGAAACACGTCTGCACAACCGGATATATCACACGTGTCTGGGATCTTACGACCGGTGAGCAGATGGTGAGTTTAAGCCATGGTGAAACCGTCAAAAGTTTGTCGCTAGCATTCAAGCCGGGAATTGgtctcgaggatgagggtcAAAAAATCTGGATAGGCACGAACTCCGGCGAGCTTCATGAGATCGATGTCCATACGGGGTCGGTTGTGGCTTCGCGGTCTTATCCGTCACGCCGAGAGGTGATCAAGATCCTACGGCATAAGAAAGAGATGTGGACCATCGATGATGAAGGCAGGTTGCTAGTGTGGCCGCCAGATGAATCAGGTGTTCCAAATTTACAGTATAGCTACCACAATCCTTACGACAGGGTTGCAAAGGGTCATACTTTTTCCATGGTCGTAGGGGACACTCTTTGGCTGGCAACAGGGAAAGAAGTATATGTTTACCAGCCGGATGCCCGTGACGATACTTCGTTCAGGGTTCTCAAAAAGCCTCTGGGATCGCACCACACGGGAGAAGTTACCTCTGGCGCCTATAGCAGCCAAGGTGGCGGTCGAGTGTATCTCGGTCATGCAGATGGCAAAGTCACCGTTTACTCCGCGAGTAATTATGCCTGTTTGAATGTGGTGAGCGTCAGTCTATACAAAATCAACTGCCTGGGAATCGTGGGCGACAGCCTCTGGGCTGCATATAAAACAGGCATGATTTATGTTTATGATACGACTACCAACCCGTGGACGGTTTTAAAAGACTGGCGCGCACACGATAGCCCTGTTTGCGGGTTCTTACTCGACAGTAGCAGTGTGTGGACGATGAACCGACTGCAAGTAACTTCTCTGGGAACGGACAATTGCATTCGCCTTTGGGATGGAATGCTCGAGGACGATTGGCTAG AATCCCAAATGCAGAAAAGAGATGTGGAGTTCTGCTCCTTCCGTGAAGCCAAGGCAGTCATTGTGACCTGGAATGCGGGCGCTTCAACACCAGGAAGTGTACGTACGTCTACGTTCATCCAGGATGCAATCCATCCAGAGGACCCACCAGAGATTCTTGTTTTTGGCTTCCAAGAATTGGTAGACCTTGAAAATAAGAAAATCACAGCCA AGAGCTTGCTTATGGGAAgtaagaagaaggaaagtGGTGAGAAGGAGCATATGAGTCGCCAATACAGAGTCTGGATGGAGCACCTGACGCGCTGTATCAATGATTGCATGCCGCTGGATGAGTCTTATGTGCTCCTACACAGTGCGAACCTGATTGGTCTCTTTACGTGTATATTTGTCAAACATAAAGAGCGCGCCAAGATCAAGGATGTCAGTGCTGCTGAGGTAAAACGGGGTATGGGTGGGTTGCACGGAAACAAG GGTGCTCTTGTTTTCCGCTTCGTTTTTGACGACAGTTCGCTCTGTTTTGTGAATTGCCATTTGGCAGCCGGGCAGTCGCAAACCACGAACCGCAATAATGATATCGCCGCTATCCTCGAAGCTGAATCTCTGCCTATGGAGAACAGTTTGACGTCGCGTATGAACCACTTTGTGAGTGGTGGCGATGGGTCGATGATCATGGACCACGAGATTTGTATTCTCAACGGTGACCTCAACTACCGCATTGATTCGGTCCCGCGGCATGTGATCATCGAGGACATCCGAAACAATAACCTTCCCAAACTCCTGGAGCGGGATCAGCTCCTTGCTTCAAAACGTAAGAACCCAGGGTTCCGGCTGAGGGCATTCCAAGAGGCCCCTATTACATTTGCCCCGACATACAAATACGACGTTGGAACAGATGATTACGACTCCAGTGACAAGAAGCGATCTCCTGCTTGGTGTGACCGGGTTCTATACAGGGGAATCGGCCGAGTTAAACAGCTCGAGTATCGACGTCACGAGGTTCGAGCGTCTGATCACCGACCAGTGAGCGCGAGCTTCAAGTTCCGCATCAAGACGGTGCACCCTGATAAACGCGAAGTCTTGTGGGAGACCTGCCAGAAAGATTTCCAAGATGAGAAACGGAGACTTGCATCTGAGGCCAG CATTGAGTATCTTATAAGCATCCTCGGAACCGACCCTAAACAGGCGCGGGCTCTCATCCTAGGCAACCAAGGCTGA
- a CDS encoding F-box domain protein (COG:S;~EggNog:ENOG410PFA9;~InterPro:IPR001810,IPR036047,IPR032675;~PFAM:PF12937;~go_function: GO:0005515 - protein binding [Evidence IEA]) — protein MGLLSRLRRRSKSQSRAGNAVSYEQHLRMHSDPPPLPANAVYLFKQLPNPVLARILSFVCPHAADGSYDTSEESMTEDGCMLCDMRDLAHCALVCRRWYSVARSMLYSHVRIDAVHYCELEEILAAKRKRRSRFDRNADPIDPPQVRLSLFMRTVRLSRDLGNQVLSLRMPYMTREANKAEIARTISVLPNLRYVDLPSGFYSDDPSCLTLKQEVMVRCPDLRRMTYRSGAEGSFAQLPGSGLWTNLEVLELSNLQIEPSTLRLSLASFPYLRDLTIDNTPYLDDSIFSTTTDQTLPPFPAIQRLTLRNTPNITTRGLLSFLGHPKPRNNLQSLTLSSTGVSPATLHAVVAAAPNLTALLTTQEVTRSFPPEKIPPLASRSLQLLHYEITSDPGSYGVLPRAAGYYTYLISTLMSNSLPALRDLYVRDADFPEALLIAPPPRLFGGGESGPQFMGGGLARPLNVYSKGLDELEWNFTPYEPLGSSTRGRRDSVTRPVSFHDASLSQRWGGDARKSVLVGNGFGGYLAVPVEDGRPKSSGGFKRDSKGDLWR, from the exons ATGGGATTATTGAGCCGACTTCGCCGGCGCTCTAAGAGCCAAAGCCGTGCGGGGAACGCCGTCAGTTACGAGCAGCACCTCCGCATGCACAGCGACCCTCCTCCTTTGCCCGCCAACGCTGTTTATCTCTTCAAGCAGCTCCCAAATCCCGTGCTTGCGCGCATCCTGTCCTTTGTCTGCCCCCATGCCGCCGACGGTTCCTATGATACCTCTGAGGAGTCAATGACAGAAGATGGCTGCATGCTTTGTGACATGCGTGACCTTGCGCACTGCGCTCTGGTCTGCAGACGCTGGTACAGTGTTGCTCGGTCTATGCT ATACTCCCATGTCCGCATCGACGCAGTCCACTACTGCGAACTAGAAGAGATACTAGCGGCCAAGCGAAAGCGCCGTTCACGCTTCGACCGCAATGCCGACCCCATCGACCCTCCGCAAGTAcgcctctccctcttcatgcGCACAGTTCGACTCTCGCGCGATTTAGGCAACCAGGTCCTGTCTCTACGCATGCCATACATGACCCGCGAGGCGAACAAAGCTGAGATTGCTCGAACCATCTCCGTCCTGCCCAATCTCCGCTACGTCGACCTCCCCTCGGGCTTCTACAGCGACGACCCGTCCTGCCTCACCCTTAAACAAGAAGTTATGGTCCGCTGCCCAGACCTCCGCCGCATGACCTACCGCAGCGGCGCAGAGGGCTCCTTCGCCCAACTCCCAGGTTCAGGCCTCTGGACAAACCTCGAGGTCCTAGAGCTGTCTAACCTCCAAATTGAACCATCCACCCTCCGCCTCTCCCTGGCCTCCTTCCCTTACCTCCGCGACCTCACAATCGACAACACCCCATATCTCGACgactccatcttctccaCAACCACCGACCAAACCCTCCCTCCCTTCCCCGCAATCCAACGCCTCACCCTCCGCAACACACCCAACATAACAACAAGAGGCCTACTCTCCTTCCTCGGCCACCCAAAACCACGCAACAACCTCCAATCCCTAACCCTCTCCTCAACCGGCGTCTCTCCAGCAACCCTCCACGcagtcgtcgccgccgcgcCCAACCTCACAGCCCTCCTAACAACCCAAGAAGTAACCCGCTCCTTCCCCCCGGAGAAGATCCCCCCGCTGGCCTCCCGctccctccaactcctccactACGAAATCACCTCCGACCCGGGCTCCTACGGCGTCCTCCCACGAGCCGCCGGCTACTACACATACCTAATTTCAACCCTAATGTCCAATTCGCTCCCCGCGCTCCGGGATCTCTACGTCCGCGACGCAGACTTCCCCGAAGCCCTCCTTATTGCCCCTCCCCCGCGCCtattcggcggcggcgaatcAGGACCGCAATTCATGGGCGGTGGACTGGCCCGGCCTCTAAACGTCTACAGCAAGGGTCTCGATGAGCTAGAGTGGAATTTCACGCCTTACGAGCCATTGGGGAGTTCTACGCGGGGTCGACGGGATAGTGTGACGAGGCCTGTCAGTTTCCATGACGCGTCGCTGAGTCAAcgatggggaggagatgCGAGGAAGAGTGTGCTTGTGGGCAATGGATTTGGTGGCTATCTGGCTGTTCCGGTTGAGGATGGACGGCCGAAGAGCAGCGGCGGGTTTAAGAGGGATAGCAAGGGCGATTTGTGGCGGTag
- a CDS encoding uncharacterized protein (COG:S;~EggNog:ENOG410PSM5), protein MPQSSPSGPKPEKNMSSRLLTMKFMQRAAASAASKESSQPPSASESKDSTPKKRRVSAGPDSPVAPSSDLEAISAALAEEEERRRDAVSRQAAEAGETEWVLDFGGADAVTQYAQQPLVVANTSLDADDDDMDYGGRQIYGNYKKKNKPKPSGEGAEDESNAIKAPAKSQRKEREVNLDEMISISGTGGRSKPPPSNANQKPQKKRKHK, encoded by the exons ATGCCTCAATCGTCGCCATCAGGCCCAAAGCCTGAAAAAAACATGTCTTCTCGTCTACTTACTATGAAG TTCATGCAAAGAGCCGctgccagcgccgcctcAAAAGAATCTTCCCAACCTCCATCCGCCAGTGAATCCAAGGACTCGACTCCAAAAAAGCGCAGAGTCTCCGCCGGACCAGACAGCCCAGTCGCGCCCTCTTCAGACCTGGAAGCGATTTCTGCAGCACtcgcagaggaggaagagcgacGCAGGGATGCAGTCTCTCGACAAGCTGCGGAGGCAGGAGAGACCGAATGGGTTCTTGATTTCGGAGGCGCTGATGCAGTTACCCAATATGCACAGCAGCCTCTTGTAGTCGCAAACACTTCTTTAGAtgcggacgatgatgatatggACTATGGGGGTCGCCAAATTTACGGCAATtacaagaaaaagaataaacCCAAG CCCTCGGGCGAGGGAGCCGAAGACGAGTCCAATGCGATAAAAGCCCCAGCGAAGAGccagaggaaagaaagggaagtCAACTTGGATGAAATGATCAGCATTTCTGGGACAGGCGGCCGCTCGAAACCACCTCCAAGCAATGCGAATCAGAAGCCGCAGAAGAAGCGAAAACACAAATAA